The sequence GCCTCATCCAACTGGCCACGATTGCAGGCGTTCTCGCAGGGGTGGTAGCAGACGCGCCCGTGAATCGCCGGCATCGGATTGTCTTCCATCAGCCGCCGCCAGGCTGCTTCATAAGCCCCTTCTTCTGCATGATAGAGCCAGGCCTGAATGTTTTCGCCGGCAGGGCAGGTATGATTGCACGGCGGCAACCGATCGACATAGACCGGTTTCATTGTACGCCAGTTCCCCGTGTGATTGGCCAGGCTGCTGTTCGGATCAAGCGTGATGGCAAACGGTTTGTGATGCATGCGATACCTTTATCCGATCAGTCCGTAGGCGGCGATGTTCGCGTCGGCGATCGATTGGATGGCCGCAATCGCCTCCATGTTCGCCTGCGGCTTGAACAAATGTTTGAAGCGGTCTTGCAGTTCCAGGTAGCGCTCCACCGGGACTTTGTGCCGAATCAACGTCCGGCCGACGACATGTCCTGCTTGCGCCTCGAACAACGGAAACAATCCGGACTCTACCGCCATTCGCGCTACTCGAATGGTGTGCGCGGGGTCGGACCCCCAGCCCAGCGGACAAGGCACATGGATGTGAATGTACCGCGCCCCCTGGAGACCCATCGCGGTGGTGACCTTCGCTTCCAGATCATGGAGGTCCGCCACCGAGGCGGTGGCCACGTAGGGAATGCCGTGCGCCATCGCGATGCGGGGCAGGTTCTTGCCGGTTCCCAATAAATTGCCCGGCGCCTCGCCGACCGCCTGTGTCGTATTCGTTCGCGCAAAGGGCGGCGTGGCCCCCGAACGTTGAATGCCGGTGTTCATGTAGGCTTCATTGTCGTAGCAAAGGTACAGCACATCATCATTGCGCTCGAATAGGCCGGACAGGCAGCCAAACCCGATATCGACGGTTGCCCCATCGCCTCCCTGGGCAATGACTTTCACCTCGTCTCGGCCTTTTGCGCGTAAGGCCGCAGCGACACCGCTCGCCACTGCCGGCGCATTCCCGAACACCGAATGCATCCAAGGAATCTGCCAGGCGCTCTCCGGATAGGGGCTGGAGAAGACTTCGAGACAGCCGGTGGCATTGATGGCGATCAACCGATTATGCGACGCCCGCATCGCGGCATCGACGGCATAGCGCGCGCCCAACGCTTCTCCGCATCCCTGACAGGCGCGATGGCCCGAGTTCAGGGAATTCGTGCGATCCATTCGGGACTGCACCGTGCGGGCCGCCTCGTCGAGTAGGCGATTCCCCGCCGTATAGGTACCGGTCTGATAGAACTTGATGGGTTGCGGCGACATCGTTCGTTCCCCTTAGATCACCTTGGTCCCGATGGCATTCACAGCGCGAAGGAGCTGCTCAGCCACCGGTCCTGCCCGCCGCTGCTCGCGTCGCCGCGCGAGCTCGTTGTCGATCACGGTCCTATTCAAATCCAGGAAGTGCGGCTCACTCAGCCGCTCTGCGCGGGCATCCTGCACCATCTGCTTCAGCGATGATTTCGGGATAGACCGTCCTCCCAATCCCGCAATGACCGTGTGGACAGGGATCGGTAATCCTTGGAGAGCCCTCTGGACGTCGGCAGACACGATCCCTCCGATGCCCACCGCCAAGTCTTTTTCGACCACGATGACACGCCTGACGCCTTCCAGCTCGGCGCGAAGCTGCTGCATCGGGAAGGGCCGATAGCATCCGATTTTCACGCAGCCGGCCGCGATTCCGTCGAGACGCAATTCGTCGATAGCATCTTTGATCGTGCCGATCACCGATCCCAGCGCGACCACCGCCACGTCGGCCTCTTCCATACGATAGGGCGAGCAGAGGCCTCCGGATGGACGCTGGAACTGTTGCCCAAACGCGCCGGCCACTTCTGGGATGAGTGCAAGCGCCCGGAGCTGTTGCAGGTGCGCCAGATACTTGACCTCTGTAAAGGCTTCCGGTCCGACCATCGCGCCGATCGAGATCGGCACAGTCGGATCGAGCACCTGGACCGGCGAGAAGGGGGGAAGGAATGCATCGACCAGACCTTGAGTCGGCACATCGACCGCTTCATAGGCGTGCGTGAGAATGTACCCATCCATGCAGACCATGACCGGGCAGCTCAGTTCCTCCGCCAGCCGAAAGGCCTGGATATGGAGATCGGCGGCTTCTTGATTCGTGTCGGCATAAAGCTGAATCCAACCGGCATCGCGCAATGCCATGCTGTCGGAGTGGTCGTTCCAGATATTGATCGGCGCGCCGACTGCTCGATTGGCAATGGTCATCACGATCGGAAGTCCGAGCCCCGCCGCGTTGTACACCGCTTCAGCCATAAAAAGGAGGCCTTGGCTGGTCGTGGCGGTATAGGTCCGTGCTCCCGTCGCCGAAGCCCCGATCAGGACGCTGAGCGCCGCGAACTCAGATTCCACATTCAGATATTGGCAACGACCGACATCGCCCTGTTTGACCATACGCGACAGGCGTTCAACGATATGCGTTTGCGGTGAGATAGGATAGGCGGCGATGACCTCCGGCCGGCACAACACGACCGCGTCGGCCACGGCCTGCGATCCTTCAATTTGCGCGAGCATGGGGTGTGACTCTCCCTGGTTCGTTCAAGTACGCGGTGACCTGATCATACGCCTCTCTGGCGGCGGCGGCGTTCGCCTCCCCCAGAGCGCCGGGAAACTTATGGCGAATCGCCGATTCGACGGACGCGAGCGTGATCCACCCGGTGATCGCGGCGAATCCGCCCAGCAATGCCGTATTCGCGATGGGCCGTGTGAGATGTTTCTGCCCGATGTCTGAGGCCGGCAAGGCGCACACATGGCCCCCTGGTAAGCGGCTCAGAAATTCTTCGAGCCCGAGTTCGTCCAAGCTGAAGGTCGAATTGAGCAGGACATATCCCGATGGTGCCAGGCCGCCGAAGACCTCGACATGGTGGAGTAACGTCGGATCCTGCACGATGATGACATCGGGATGCGTCACGGATTCGCGCGTGCGAATAGTCTGCTCGTCGATGCGGCAGAAGGCCATGACCGGAGCCCCCATCCGCTCAGATCCAAAACTCGGAAAGGCCTGGGCATGCTGGCCGCCGGTGAACGCCGCGATCGATAGCAGCTCCGCCGCCGTGACCACGCCTTGCCCGCCCCGACCGTGAATGCGAATTGCATGCATCTAACTACGCTCCCACCGTCTCTCTTGCCTGGACGCAGGCGACATAGAACATCGTCGCCGGCAGCGCCAGCAATCGGCCATCAGGGATGTCGCCGCGGCACTGCTCACAAAAGCCATACTGACCCGCGCTGAGCCGGACCAACGCCTGATCGATCGCCTCAATCTCTGTCTTGAGCCTTGTCTCCATCTGGTCAAGGAACCGAACCAGCTTCTCCTGCTGACCGCGCTCTTGCACTTCTGGCTCAACGTCGGTTTCTAACCACAACAACTCGTCTTCAGTTTTCGCCGCCCGACGAAACAGCGCCTTCCGTTCTCCGATCAATTGTCTGCGGACCTGCTCGAGATCATGCATTGGGTGTGTCTCCAGGATGAACCGCCGTGGGCGGTCGCGTACTCCGCAAGCTCTTTTCTTTCTGAAACGCGTCCTTGCCAGCCTCGAAGGCTTCAATGAATACCGCTGTGCTCTTCGCAAAAGCCTGCTTGCCCGATTCCATACGGGCGTGAAGGCCACCCCGAACCGCGTCAGCTTTCGCCAAGACACCCTCTTCAACTTCCTGAGCCAGTTTCACAATCGAACGTCTCGTTTCCTTCCCTGACCTGGGCGCAATAAGCACTGCGGCGATGACCCCGCATATCGCGCCGCTCAGAAATCCTACGAGCACCACTCCGGTTGATGACCGCTTTTCCGTTCGGTTTTCCACCACTCCCCCCTCAACAGCAAGAGATCGTCCTCTCTGCATGGAAGAAATACTCCCGCTCTTGGATTAGCGGAACAAGCAACAGCGCACGTACCTGAACTCTTCTGCAAGAAAACAACCAGGGCGGCGTACGATATGCCTAATATTTTCTAGTAACTTAAGAGAGGGACTGCCCGGAAGGGAGAATCGCTGTGGGGCATTTCAGGTCTCGATGCAACTACGGCCTGCGGCAAAAGGCGACAGGGGATAACCATCGTGTCGATCCATAGCAAGCGCGACAGCCGGAATCCTCCCGAACAGCTATACCACGGAAGGCGGGAAAAGCGGTTCCCCGGCGGCCTCATGCCAACGCAGAATCCCGTCCCAGATGTCCTGCGCGGTTTCCGCGAACCAGAAGAGTTCACGGTCCTCAACATCGATAACGCCCTCCTCAACCAGAAAATCCACATTGAACGCCTGGCGCCAATACTGCTCCCCGACCAAGACGACAGGAACCGGTTTAATCGTTCGCGTCTGCACCAAGGCAAGCGTTTCAAATAGTTCATCCAACGTGCCATACCCGCCGGGGAATGCAACCAATGCCTTCGCGCGCAAGAGGAAGTGCAGCTTGCGTATGGCAAAGTAATGGAACCGGAAGCATAGCTCCGGTGTGATGTAAGGATTGGGATACTGTTCTGAGGGAAGATGGATGTTCAATCCAATTGTTTTAGCTCCGACATCATAGGCGCCCCGATTCGCGGCCTCCATAATCCCTGGGCCGCCGCCGGTCACGACGACGAGTTTCTGTCCGGAATACCCCTGATCGCTCTCAGCCACCAGCCGCCCGAACTCGCGGGCTACATCATAGAATCCGCTCTTTGCCAGCAAACGTTCTGCAATGCAGAGACGGCGTGCCACTTCGGGATTCATCGGATCGGCTGCCTTTGCTACACGCAACTCTTCGACCTTCCGCATCGCGGTCGCCGGTTCATGGATTCGCGTGCCTCCAAACACCACGATGGTCTGTTGGATCTCATGTTGATCGAGCAGGAGTTGCGGTTTGAGATAATCCAATTGGAGGCGTACCCCGCGCGCTTCATTGCTCTGCAGAAACTCCACATCTTCATCGGCTTCCCGATAGCTGGAGTTCTCGAGAATGGCCTGGATGCGCTTTTGCGCATCGGGGTCTTCCTCGACTGGTTTCGGACTCTGCCACGGCAGCGATTCGCGACGTCGGGACGGATCCGGCGGCATGGGCGCTTGCACTTTCTTCGCTGGGTCCGGCATATCGCAGTCTCCCTCCCTGTGCTCGTCGTCAGCACTCGTGTTGTTTTTCGTCTCGCGCACGGACCGGCAAACGCGCGCCTCGACACACTTGAGCTCAGTATTTTACATCAGGCCATACAGTGATAACATGCATTCGCCTGCGCAACGCAGTAACCCCGATGGAGTACGATCAAAGATCCGATACGCCATCAGTTTGACCCGATCATTGATGAGGAACCCAGTCAGCGCATAGCTCCAGACAAAGCGCGTCCAGTTCCACAGGAGCGGAGGCATGAACAGGCCCTACACGGCGATCAGCGGCGCGGCGATCTGAGTTCCGAGCACCGCCGCGAACAAGATGGGGGCCGGGTCGCCCTTCCTACGATCCCGGACACAGTTCCATAGGCGACGGGGATTCAAGAAGGCCGCACATTACAGAAAGATCACTGTGGAGGGAAAGCTCGAATCGCGCCGACCTCCTTTCTCGGAGACCGCATGACAATGCCACGCAACAGACGTCCCAGGAGATCACTGCCGGTGATCAGGCGAGGCTGATCTGTCCACAGCAGAATCGTGTCATACGTGATGATGTGATCCCCGGGGGCTGCGGTGTCGAAACTGAGCTGTGCCACAACTTTTCCGAGTGGCTCCTTGCCATTGCGGATAATCACAGGCCGGTGGCAATAGTCGTAGGGATCCGTTGGCTGGTCGGTAAAGAACACATGCCGGAGAAACCCGTCGGCGTCCATCATCAGGTGAGGCTGATTGTGTTCATCGGCGATCACCACCCACGTTTTGCCGGATGCATCGATCTGATTCAGCAATGGATCGTCGGAGGACTTCGTGAAGGGAGGAAAATGCGGAATGCCGTCCCGCAGAGGAAGATGAATGATGCTTGCCGGATCGATCGGCACGCCTTCCCGCTCGACGGGAATATCGTCGATCGTCAGAAAATTGAGAGAGCCGATGGCTTCGATTCGGTCCACCTCCGACTCTTCCGCAAGCATATGGCGCCGGATGATGTCCTTGAGTTCCGATTCACGGAAGTACCGAATGGCCTCTTTGCCGAACCAGGCGTCTAACATCAGCGCCGAAGGCTTGACCACCGGGTAGAGCAGCGTCCGGTAGCCGCGTAATAGGGGTGAGAAGACGGAGGCCATTTTCAGCGCGTGCCGAGAGAACAGGCCTTGCGGCACAATTTCCCCAAAGATCGTAATGAAAAACGTCGAGAAGAGAAACGCCGCCACGCCGGTCAGCAGGAATTCGATAGCAACGTGAGCAGGACATTGACACTCACGTTACCCCAGGCAATCGTAGCCAGCACGCAGTTCGGGTCCCGGCGCATTGCCAACACCGTGGCCGCATCCCGATTGCCGTCCGCCGTCTCCGCTTCCAGCCGAAATCGGCTCAGGCTGAACACCGCCAGGTTCGATCCTGCAAAGGTCGCCGATTGGCTGAGACAGAACGCAATCCCGATCCAGATGAAGACGTCGTTTGTCATCGTCCCTTTGTCATATGGCTGACGTTGCGCTGCTAAGCAGAGCCCATCTCTTTGCCTGGAGATGAGAGAGATGTGGGGTGATCGCCGGGACGGGAAGCGCCCTCAACACGATACACGCGCCAGCACATGCTGCATTGTCCAGACCGACGCCTTGCGACGTCACTGCCAGAGCGCCCTCCCCGCTCCTCGACTCGAGCACTCCAAGGGCGAACGGCCCGCACGACAACGCCGCGAAAGCGGCGATGACTATGGCTGATTGAACAGAGCCGCTCTCTTCTCGTGCTACGAACAGAACACGAGAAAGCGATCTCTGCAGGCAGACGATCATCCAACACAACCGAAACCGTACACGGCCTCGCCTCGCTAACTGATCGGATTAAACGGAGACAGCATCCGCACATACCCGACGATGTCCATCATCTCACGTTCGGACAGCCGATCCCGCCATCCATGCATCGCACTGAACAAGACTCCACTCGAGATGGCCGTCAGGAGTTCCGCATCTGTCTTGTTTCGCACGCCTGGGGAGTTGAAGTTGGCCGGCGGGACGATCAAGTGCTGGGCATCCGGTCCCAGCCCATTGCCGTTGCTCCCATGACATCTGGCACAATGCTGTGCATATAGTACCTGCCCGCGTTTGAGATTCGACGGTCCCACTTGCGCCGCGACCCACGAGCTCACACACATTATCGTCACAATGCTGCAGAGAATTATGAATCTTCCCATCGACCATCCTCCTTCTTGGCGCTGAAACGTACCGCGCTTGCTGAATGATCAGCGCAAGTCTCATGCTATCAGGCCGATGGCCTGTCCTGACATCGCATACCCAAGTCTAATTGGAAGAAAGCGATTTTGCGATGTGCTGTCTGTTTGCACGTCAGGCAAAAGGCCCCACACCATTCAGGCCGGCTGTTGCGAGATGCCTCGATAGGTGAGAAGGGCGTGAGGTCAGAGTTCTGGGGCGCAAAGGCCGCCGTCAGCAACGCCAAGATCAACGCGAAAAATACAAATCCCATCACATACCTCCGCACCGTGAATATACATTCGTGTCGTACACGTCCCCGTCGCGGAAACAGTGGGAAAGAAGAGCGTCTGCGGCGACCCTTCCCACGAATATCAACCGGACGAAACCTGTGGAATTGGCGCTCTGGAGACAGGTTGAATCAGCATTGTATCGATCACCTGCACCGGGTTACGAAGCTCCGCAAAGAAATCGCACGACGAATTGGAGCCCGCGCGCACCTGCATCTGCTGATCGCTCATCCCAGCAGTCAGGCCGTGTACGCTCCCCTCGCTCCATGGCGCGTCACAGATTGTCAGGAGGTTGTCGGCGCCTTGCGCGCCGCGCGCTCGGCGAGCACATGGTAGGCCCAGCCGACCTCGGCTCCGACGATAAATACCGCGGCGGCGTAATAGAGCCACAGCAAAAAGAACAGCAGTCCACCGAGTGCCCCATAGAGCGCGATCGCATCTTGGGCGAACACGACATACCACGCGAACCCCCACATCGCGAGCTGATAGAGCATCGTGCCCGTCACAGACGCGACGAGGAGCGCTCGGTGGCTGAGCGAGCTGGCCGGCGAGAAGCGATAGAGGACATAGAGCAGCGTACCGGTCAAGACTACGCCGAGCAGCTTGCTGGCGACCGCCAGGCTTGGTTGCCGCAACAGGCTCAGGAGGGGCAGCTCGTTCCCGAAAGCATGCACGAACGTGAGGGCCGCCACCGCTCCGATGGTGAGCGCGAGCAAGGCCGCCGTCAGCAGCATCATGAGGATGTCTCTCCCGATTCCTTCCAGGAAGCCGCGCGGTTGGCCGGCTTGAAAGACCAGGTTGAGGACGATGCGAACGGAGCCGAAGAGGGTGCTGCTGAACACAAAGAACGACAGACTGCCGGCCGCCCCCAACAGGCCTCGATTAGCCACAATCGCGCCTAGGTTCTCCGCGAGGGCCTGTTGGGAACGAGGGAGGATTCTTTGCACGACCGATTGAACTTCGTGCACCGCGCGCTCAGAGTCCAGCACCGTGTAACCAAGCAGCGAGATCATCAGCAGGGCGAGGGGAACGGAATAGAGCAAGAGGTTGAAGGCCAGCCCGCTCGCGAGAAACAGCCCATTGTCG comes from Nitrospira sp. and encodes:
- a CDS encoding thiamine pyrophosphate-dependent enzyme; the encoded protein is MSPQPIKFYQTGTYTAGNRLLDEAARTVQSRMDRTNSLNSGHRACQGCGEALGARYAVDAAMRASHNRLIAINATGCLEVFSSPYPESAWQIPWMHSVFGNAPAVASGVAAALRAKGRDEVKVIAQGGDGATVDIGFGCLSGLFERNDDVLYLCYDNEAYMNTGIQRSGATPPFARTNTTQAVGEAPGNLLGTGKNLPRIAMAHGIPYVATASVADLHDLEAKVTTAMGLQGARYIHIHVPCPLGWGSDPAHTIRVARMAVESGLFPLFEAQAGHVVGRTLIRHKVPVERYLELQDRFKHLFKPQANMEAIAAIQSIADANIAAYGLIG
- a CDS encoding transketolase C-terminal domain-containing protein; translated protein: MLAQIEGSQAVADAVVLCRPEVIAAYPISPQTHIVERLSRMVKQGDVGRCQYLNVESEFAALSVLIGASATGARTYTATTSQGLLFMAEAVYNAAGLGLPIVMTIANRAVGAPINIWNDHSDSMALRDAGWIQLYADTNQEAADLHIQAFRLAEELSCPVMVCMDGYILTHAYEAVDVPTQGLVDAFLPPFSPVQVLDPTVPISIGAMVGPEAFTEVKYLAHLQQLRALALIPEVAGAFGQQFQRPSGGLCSPYRMEEADVAVVALGSVIGTIKDAIDELRLDGIAAGCVKIGCYRPFPMQQLRAELEGVRRVIVVEKDLAVGIGGIVSADVQRALQGLPIPVHTVIAGLGGRSIPKSSLKQMVQDARAERLSEPHFLDLNRTVIDNELARRREQRRAGPVAEQLLRAVNAIGTKVI
- a CDS encoding 2-oxoacid:acceptor oxidoreductase family protein — encoded protein: MHAIRIHGRGGQGVVTAAELLSIAAFTGGQHAQAFPSFGSERMGAPVMAFCRIDEQTIRTRESVTHPDVIIVQDPTLLHHVEVFGGLAPSGYVLLNSTFSLDELGLEEFLSRLPGGHVCALPASDIGQKHLTRPIANTALLGGFAAITGWITLASVESAIRHKFPGALGEANAAAAREAYDQVTAYLNEPGRVTPHARAN
- a CDS encoding TraR/DksA C4-type zinc finger protein, whose amino-acid sequence is MHDLEQVRRQLIGERKALFRRAAKTEDELLWLETDVEPEVQERGQQEKLVRFLDQMETRLKTEIEAIDQALVRLSAGQYGFCEQCRGDIPDGRLLALPATMFYVACVQARETVGA
- a CDS encoding YtxH domain-containing protein; its protein translation is MENRTEKRSSTGVVLVGFLSGAICGVIAAVLIAPRSGKETRRSIVKLAQEVEEGVLAKADAVRGGLHARMESGKQAFAKSTAVFIEAFEAGKDAFQKEKSLRSTRPPTAVHPGDTPNA
- a CDS encoding TIGR00730 family Rossman fold protein — protein: MPDPAKKVQAPMPPDPSRRRESLPWQSPKPVEEDPDAQKRIQAILENSSYREADEDVEFLQSNEARGVRLQLDYLKPQLLLDQHEIQQTIVVFGGTRIHEPATAMRKVEELRVAKAADPMNPEVARRLCIAERLLAKSGFYDVAREFGRLVAESDQGYSGQKLVVVTGGGPGIMEAANRGAYDVGAKTIGLNIHLPSEQYPNPYITPELCFRFHYFAIRKLHFLLRAKALVAFPGGYGTLDELFETLALVQTRTIKPVPVVLVGEQYWRQAFNVDFLVEEGVIDVEDRELFWFAETAQDIWDGILRWHEAAGEPLFPPSVV
- a CDS encoding DUF21 domain-containing protein, with product MAAFLFSTFFITIFGEIVPQGLFSRHALKMASVFSPLLRGYRTLLYPVVKPSALMLDAWFGKEAIRYFRESELKDIIRRHMLAEESEVDRIEAIGSLNFLTIDDIPVEREGVPIDPASIIHLPLRDGIPHFPPFTKSSDDPLLNQIDASGKTWVVIADEHNQPHLMMDADGFLRHVFFTDQPTDPYDYCHRPVIIRNGKEPLGKVVAQLSFDTAAPGDHIITYDTILLWTDQPRLITGSDLLGRLLRGIVMRSPRKEVGAIRAFPPQ
- a CDS encoding DUF21 domain-containing protein, which produces MTNDVFIWIGIAFCLSQSATFAGSNLAVFSLSRFRLEAETADGNRDAATVLAMRRDPNCVLATIAWGNVSVNVLLTLLSNSC
- a CDS encoding cytochrome c, with the protein product MGRFIILCSIVTIMCVSSWVAAQVGPSNLKRGQVLYAQHCARCHGSNGNGLGPDAQHLIVPPANFNSPGVRNKTDAELLTAISSGVLFSAMHGWRDRLSEREMMDIVGYVRMLSPFNPIS
- a CDS encoding YihY/virulence factor BrkB family protein — protein: MRIHPRSMASGVRLAWLMVKETVSKFVADNGLFLASGLAFNLLLYSVPLALLMISLLGYTVLDSERAVHEVQSVVQRILPRSQQALAENLGAIVANRGLLGAAGSLSFFVFSSTLFGSVRIVLNLVFQAGQPRGFLEGIGRDILMMLLTAALLALTIGAVAALTFVHAFGNELPLLSLLRQPSLAVASKLLGVVLTGTLLYVLYRFSPASSLSHRALLVASVTGTMLYQLAMWGFAWYVVFAQDAIALYGALGGLLFFLLWLYYAAAVFIVGAEVGWAYHVLAERAARKAPTTS